A stretch of Panthera tigris isolate Pti1 chromosome E2, P.tigris_Pti1_mat1.1, whole genome shotgun sequence DNA encodes these proteins:
- the LOC102969077 gene encoding vomeronasal type-1 receptor 1-like, which yields MASCEFVVGILFLFQTGTGLLGNSLLLYIYVLTLFTKHAQRRTDLILNHLALANFLILFSRGIPQTLAAFCLDNFLGEAMCKIVFYTHRVARGVSLCTTCLLSGFQAITISLNNPRWAELKLRAPKFVQPSCCLCWILHLLINIVVPVKVTHPGSTRNITKRDFGLCSVKGSNSFVSSLCAFLFTFLDILCLGPMGWASVSIVLFLQRHKQRVQYLHHTSLSPRASRETTATFTVLLLVSLFLSFYFLSSLLSLYITCFVNPSLQLVNIGTFLSACFPASSPYVLISHEIKGFVSCKTKISK from the coding sequence ATGGCTTCTTGTGAGTTTGTAgtggggattctctttctcttccagacTGGAACTGGGCTCCTAGGGAATTCCTTACTCCTTTATATCTATGTGTTGACTTTGTTCACTAAACACGCTCAGAGACGTACAGACCTAATTCTCAACCATTTGGCCTTAGCCAACTTTCTGATCCTTTTCTCTAGGGGAATCCCTCAGACACTGGCTGCTTTTTGTTTGGACAATTTCCTGGGAGAAGCTATGTGTAAGATTGTCTTTTATACGCACAGGGTGGCCCGAGGGGTTTCTCTCTGCACCACCTGCCTTTTGAGTGGCTTCCAGGCTATTACTATTAGTCTTAACAATCCCAGGTGGGCAGAACTCAAACTGAGAGCTCCTAAGTTTGTTCAACCCTCCTGTTGCCTCTGTTGGATTCTTCATCTCCTGATAAATATTGTCGTGCCAGTGAAAGTGACTCACCCAGGGAGTACTAGAAACATTACAAAAAGGGATTTTGGATTGTGTTCTGTCAAAGGGTCCAATTCATTCGTAAGCTCACTCTGTGCATTCCTGTTTACCTTCCTTGATATTTTGTGTTTGGGACCCATGGGTTGGGCCAGTGTCTCCATAGTGCTCTTCCTGCAAAGACATAAGCAGAGAGTCCAATACCTTCACCACACCAGTCTCTCTCCCAGAGCCTCCCGAGAGACCACTGCCACTTTTACTGTCCTGCTTCTAGTGagcttgtttctttccttttactttctgtcCTCCCTCTTATCACTCTATATTACTTGCTTTGTCAACCCAAGCCTGCAGCTGGTGAACATCGGTACATTCCTTTCTGCTTGTTTTCCAGCTTCCAGCCCCTATGTGCTCATCAGCCATGAAATTAAAGGCTTTGTCAGTTGTAAGACAAAAATCTCCAAATAG